A region from the Rhodospirillaceae bacterium genome encodes:
- the fabF gene encoding beta-ketoacyl-[acyl-carrier-protein] synthase II: MRRVVVTGMGLVTPLGCGVAYSWEKLLAGQSGIRQITTFDTSDLPSTIAGLVPKNNETHSFNPDDYLDPKEQRRMDEFIHFALAAATEXIEDSGWKPQKTVDFERTGVMVGSGIGGLRTIEEGXLTLAEKGPRRLSPFFIPSCLINLASGQISIRFGFKGPNHSVVTACSTGAHAIGDAARIIMLNDADVMIAGGXESPVTRLGLAGFCAARALSTNFNDAPTEASRPWDRDRDGFVMGEGAGVLVLEEYNHAIRRGATIYGEIAGYGMSGDAHHVTAPPENGDGGFRSMKAALGRAKIDPVHVDYINAHGTSTPLGDEIEHGAVKRLFGKNSQKLLMSSTKSSIGHLLGAAGAVEAIFTTLAIKDGIAPPTLNLEKPSVGCSLDLVPLKPRKASISVALSNSFGFGGTNASLVIRSHEQQ, translated from the coding sequence TTGAGGAGGGTTGTTGTCACGGGAATGGGCCTAGTCACCCCATTAGGGTGCGGGGTAGCGTACTCCTGGGAGAAGCTTTTAGCCGGCCAATCGGGAATCCGTCAGATAACTACTTTCGACACATCGGATTTACCATCTACCATAGCCGGCCTGGTCCCCAAGAATAATGAAACCCACTCCTTCAATCCTGATGACTACCTGGACCCAAAGGAACAAAGAAGGATGGATGAATTCATCCACTTTGCTCTGGCAGCAGCGACAGAAGNGATAGAAGACTCAGGCTGGAAACCCCAGAAAACAGTGGACTTTGAACGAACCGGCGTAATGGTAGGATCGGGAATAGGCGGACTCAGAACAATAGAAGAAGGTNCTTTAACACTAGCAGAAAAAGGGCCTCGCAGACTGAGCCCGTTTTTTATTCCATCTTGCCTCATTAATCTCGCCTCAGGCCAAATATCCATCCGCTTCGGATTTAAGGGCCCCAATCACTCCGTAGTTACAGCTTGCTCCACAGGGGCCCACGCCATTGGAGACGCTGCGCGGATCATCATGCTAAATGATGCAGACGTAATGATAGCCGGGGGCNCAGAAAGTCCTGTAACTCGCTTGGGCTTAGCCGGCTTTTGTGCTGCCCGTGCCCTATCAACAAACTTTAATGACGCACCAACGGAAGCTTCAAGACCCTGGGATCGCGACCGAGATGGATTCGTTATGGGCGAGGGCGCGGGAGTGTTAGTTCTAGAGGAGTACAATCACGCAATTCGAAGAGGCGCTACAATCTACGGGGAAATTGCAGGCTATGGAATGTCAGGCGATGCGCATCATGTAACAGCCCCTCCCGAGAATGGGGACGGCGGGTTTCGCTCTATGAAAGCTGCCTTAGGTCGCGCTAAAATAGATCCCGTACACGTCGATTATATAAACGCTCATGGCACGTCGACACCTCTCGGCGATGAAATTGAGCATGGAGCCGTAAAAAGGCTATTTGGCAAAAACTCTCAAAAACTGCTTATGTCCTCCACAAAGTCTTCTATTGGGCACCTATTGGGCGCAGCGGGGGCTGTCGAAGCTATTTTTACAACTCTTGCCATTAAAGATGGAATCGCCCCCCCGACATTAAATCTTGAGAAACCCTCTGTCGGATGTAGCTTGGACCTAGTCCCCCTAAAACCACGAAAAGCTTCGATTTCTGTTGCACTGTCAAACAGCTTTGGATTTGGGGGAACAAATGCCAGCTTAGTAATCCGAAGCCATGAGCAACAATAA
- a CDS encoding acyl carrier protein has translation MSDVADRVKKIVVEHLGIEEEKVTENASFIDDLGADSLDTVELVMAFEEEFSCEIPDDAAEKIVTVKDAINFIDTQN, from the coding sequence ATGAGTGACGTAGCGGACCGGGTAAAAAAAATCGTTGTCGAACATCTAGGGATAGAAGAAGAAAAGGTCACTGAAAATGCTAGCTTTATAGATGACTTAGGAGCAGACAGTCTCGATACTGTCGAGCTGGTCATGGCATTTGAGGAAGAGTTTAGCTGCGAAATACCAGATGACGCGGCAGAAAAAATTGTAACCGTCAAAGATGCAATCAATTTTATTGACACGCAAAATTGA
- the fabG gene encoding 3-oxoacyl-[acyl-carrier-protein] reductase: MFNLANRTALVTGASGDIGASIAQTLHNQGCLVILTGTREDALQKVARNLGPRCKVVPTDLSNPSNAAKLLEQLGEDISGPDILVNXAGITRDNLSLRMRDEEWAEVMSLNLTTTFKLCQAALKFMVKQRWGRIINITSVVAFTGNAGQANYAASKAGLTGLTKSLAVETARRGITVNAIAPGMIDTKMTRGLSDKQKEALRNKIPMNSLGAPEDIAVAALYLASQEASYITGQTLHINGGMAML, translated from the coding sequence ATGTTCAACTTAGCTAATCGAACTGCGCTTGTGACAGGGGCATCAGGGGATATAGGGGCATCAATTGCTCAGACACTTCACAATCAAGGTTGTCTTGTTATTTTGACAGGAACCCGGGAAGATGCGTTGCAAAAAGTGGCCAGAAACCTTGGTCCACGATGCAAGGTTGTACCCACGGACCTCTCCAATCCCTCCAACGCCGCAAAGCTGCTGGAACAACTGGGAGAAGATATCTCAGGACCGGACATTCTGGTAAATAANGCTGGAATTACCAGGGATAATCTCTCCCTCCGAATGAGAGACGAAGAATGGGCCGAAGTAATGTCTCTTAATCTCACTACCACCTTTAAGCTCTGCCAGGCAGCACTTAAATTTATGGTAAAACAGCGCTGGGGAAGAATTATAAACATAACCTCAGTCGTAGCTTTCACAGGCAACGCGGGGCAAGCAAATTATGCGGCCTCAAAGGCCGGACTCACAGGGCTCACCAAGTCACTTGCGGTTGAAACAGCCCGCCGCGGCATAACTGTCAACGCTATTGCTCCCGGCATGATAGATACAAAAATGACGCGGGGTCTCAGCGATAAGCAAAAAGAGGCGTTACGCAATAAAATACCCATGAACTCCCTTGGAGCCCCAGAAGACATTGCTGTAGCCGCCCTATATTTGGCTTCTCAAGAAGCCTCATATATTACCGGGCAAACCCTTCACATCAATGGCGGCATGGCCATGCTGTAG
- the fabD gene encoding [acyl-carrier-protein] S-malonyltransferase produces the protein MKRVLIFPGQGSQXIGMGKAIFDAFPEARLVFEEVNDALNQNLSRLMFEGPEEELTLTENAQPALMTSSMAIVRVLEVQGSIKISDFATHVAGHSLGEYSALAAGGAVTLTDTARLLRTRGTAMQQAVPVGKGKMAAIIGLELDKVEEVSASASIHGVCDVANDNAPGQVVLSGMAEAIDRAIELAKEAGAKRAISLDVSAPFHXSXLEPAAEAMSIALNEIVISSPRPPLVSNVSATVTNDPNLIRALLIKQVTQRVRWREIIEEIQALGGEAFFEIGTGKILTNMNKRIRKGLLSSSIENPSDIENLLKSL, from the coding sequence ATGAAGCGCGTGCTGATCTTTCCTGGGCAAGGTTCCCAANAGATAGGTATGGGAAAAGCAATATTTGACGCTTTCCCCGAAGCCCGGCTGGTTTTTGAAGAAGTTAATGATGCCCTCAACCAAAATTTATCTCGACTTATGTTTGAAGGACCTGAAGAAGAGCTTACGCTTACAGAAAATGCCCAACCGGCCCTTATGACTAGCTCCATGGCTATAGTCAGAGTTCTTGAAGTACAGGGCAGCATAAAAATTTCTGATTTTGCAACGCACGTGGCTGGACATTCGCTCGGCGAGTACTCAGCCCTGGCAGCAGGAGGCGCTGTGACCCTGACAGATACTGCTCGGCTTTTGCGAACACGTGGCACAGCAATGCAGCAAGCCGTGCCCGTTGGCAAGGGTAAAATGGCAGCAATTATTGGCCTAGAACTAGACAAAGTAGAAGAGGTCTCTGCATCTGCTTCTATCCACGGAGTGTGTGATGTGGCGAATGATAATGCTCCCGGCCAAGTAGTGCTGAGCGGCATGGCTGAGGCCATAGACCGGGCGATCGAGTTGGCAAAAGAGGCCGGGGCTAAGAGAGCAATATCTCTTGACGTTAGTGCACCCTTCCATTGNAGCTTNCTCGAGCCAGCGGCTGAAGCCATGTCCATAGCACTGAATGAAATTGTCATCTCCTCTCCTCGCCCACCACTAGTATCAAATGTTTCTGCAACTGTAACGAATGATCCAAACCTGATACGCGCCTTGCTAATTAAACAGGTCACACAGCGAGTGCGGTGGCGTGAAATTATCGAAGAGATACAAGCGCTGGGCGGAGAGGCATTTTTTGAAATTGGAACGGGCAAAATTTTAACAAACATGAATAAACGAATTAGGAAAGGGTTGTTAAGCAGCTCCATAGAAAACCCTTCAGATATAGAAAACTTATTGAAAAGCCTTTAG
- a CDS encoding 30S ribosomal protein S6, with protein sequence MALYETVFIARQDIPAQEVEELVAKFRSIVADNGGMVGRHEYWGLRNLAYRIKKNRKGHYTMLHIDASPEAIGEMERNMRIDEDILRYLTIRSDALEEGPSVMMQSRAPRDVGPERGPKEQKAESVDKLDGANEAPGESPQEVNKSGAVEADEETAQ encoded by the coding sequence ATGGCGCTCTATGAGACTGTTTTTATTGCTCGCCAAGATATCCCGGCTCAGGAGGTTGAGGAGCTTGTAGCGAAGTTTAGAAGTATTGTTGCCGATAATGGTGGCATGGTTGGTCGACATGAATATTGGGGCCTCAGGAATTTGGCCTACCGGATCAAGAAAAACCGCAAGGGGCACTATACCATGCTCCATATTGATGCATCTCCCGAAGCGATTGGGGAGATGGAGCGAAACATGCGGATTGATGAGGACATTTTGCGATACCTCACAATTAGGTCTGATGCTCTCGAGGAAGGACCATCGGTGATGATGCAAAGTCGTGCTCCGCGTGATGTGGGGCCCGAAAGGGGGCCTAAGGAACAAAAGGCTGAATCTGTTGACAAACTGGATGGGGCCAACGAGGCTCCGGGTGAAAGTCCTCAGGAGGTCAACAAATCTGGTGCGGTAGAGGCAGATGAGGAGACAGCTCAATGA
- the rpsR gene encoding 30S ribosomal protein S18, with amino-acid sequence MNAEYGASRSQGQQKRPFFRRQKSCPLTGNNAPKIDYKDVKLLQRXISERGKIVPSRITAVSAKKQRELARAIKRARFLALVSYVVK; translated from the coding sequence ATGAACGCGGAATACGGGGCGAGTAGGAGCCAGGGGCAACAAAAACGGCCTTTCTTCAGGCGGCAGAAATCCTGCCCTTTGACTGGAAATAATGCTCCCAAGATCGATTATAAGGATGTGAAGTTACTGCAAAGGTTNATTTCTGAACGAGGCAAAATTGTGCCGAGCCGTATAACTGCTGTTTCGGCAAAAAAGCAGCGGGAGTTAGCGCGAGCCATTAAACGGGCACGATTCCTGGCTTTAGTCTCATATGTTGTGAAGTAG
- a CDS encoding 50S ribosomal protein L9, producing the protein MDVILLERIERLGQLGDVVRVKDGFARNHLLPQRRAVRATKEARDSFEAQRXAIEKENSSRRENASLEAARMKGVEVIIVQQAGDSGQLYGAVRARDVAIALTAAGFPTDRKQVVLKSVVKSLGVYAVDVWLHAEEKVEISVNVARSEEEAKLQASGVDVXGDQVEAQPEVEALFEQVPEDPELGTEQELGSDSLAED; encoded by the coding sequence ATGGACGTTATATTGTTAGAACGGATTGAAAGGTTAGGTCAGCTTGGTGATGTTGTTCGGGTTAAGGATGGGTTTGCCCGAAACCATCTGCTTCCCCAGAGGAGAGCTGTTCGGGCAACTAAGGAAGCGAGAGACAGTTTCGAGGCGCAGAGGGNAGCTATAGAGAAGGAAAACTCGTCCCGACGTGAGAACGCTTCGCTAGAGGCAGCGAGGATGAAGGGGGTGGAGGTGATAATAGTTCAGCAGGCAGGGGATAGCGGCCAGCTCTATGGAGCGGTGCGCGCTCGCGATGTTGCGATTGCCCTTACGGCGGCTGGTTTCCCGACTGACCGAAAACAAGTTGTTCTAAAATCAGTTGTTAAATCATTAGGTGTTTATGCAGTTGACGTCTGGCTTCATGCTGAAGAGAAGGTAGAGATTTCGGTGAATGTGGCNCGATCTGAGGAAGAGGCTAAGCTTCAGGCATCAGGGGTCGATGTTNTTGGTGATCAAGTTGAAGCCCAGCCGGAGGTAGAGGCCTTGTTTGAACAGGTTCCAGAAGATCCGGAACTCGGCACTGAGCAAGAACTTGGGTCGGACAGTCTCGCAGAAGATTAA
- a CDS encoding SAM-dependent methyltransferase, translating to MLGSXASPNFVVXLHSRXAAFRIANNPELALGESYMTGDLTIEHGSLYDFLLFMAENFAESGPSKLMKLRKIFNFLLRPFMQRNIAWRSQANVAHHYDLTXELYDLFLDVDKQYSCAYFRENTDSLERAQEQKKRHIAGKLCLSPTLRVLDIGSGWGGLALYLAREAGVTVKGLTLSKEQLKVAVSRASTMGMSSKVQFSLKDYRDERGEYDRIVSVGMFEHVGMPFFNSYFQTIRDRLAPEGVALVHTIGRTEGPGVTNPFIRKYIFPGGYIPAISEVLPAIEKAGLLVTDIEVLRLHYAKTLRVWRERFCGNWHKASNLYSEEFCRMWEFYLAASEVAFRAQGLVVWQIQLAKNQASVPLTRDYITDYDRCIDNH from the coding sequence ATGCTTGGGTCGGNTGCTAGCCCCAATTTCGTGGTCNGCTTGCATAGTCGGGNTGCCGCCTTCCGGATTGCTAACAATCCCGAGCTGGCACTTGGTGAATCTTATATGACTGGTGATCTCACGATTGAACATGGGTCATTGTACGATTTTCTTCTCTTCATGGCTGAAAATTTTGCCGAATCTGGGCCATCCAAATTAATGAAGTTGAGGAAAATATTTAACTTTCTCCTGCGCCCGTTCATGCAAAGAAATATAGCTTGGAGATCGCAAGCGAATGTGGCTCACCATTATGATCTAACGNGAGAGCTTTATGATCTTTTTCTGGATGTAGACAAACAGTATTCGTGCGCATATTTCCGCGAGAACACCGATAGTTTGGAGAGGGCTCAAGAGCAAAAAAAGCGACATATTGCGGGGAAGCTTTGTCTGAGTCCTACCTTAAGGGTATTGGATATAGGGTCCGGGTGGGGCGGCCTGGCGCTATATTTAGCAAGGGAAGCAGGTGTCACAGTGAAAGGGCTTACCCTATCTAAAGAGCAGCTTAAAGTGGCCGTCTCTCGTGCTTCGACAATGGGTATGTCAAGTAAAGTGCAGTTCTCCCTGAAGGATTATAGGGATGAGAGGGGGGAATATGATCGAATTGTTTCGGTCGGTATGTTCGAACATGTAGGCATGCCTTTCTTCAATTCGTACTTCCAGACAATACGGGATCGTTTGGCTCCAGAGGGTGTGGCCCTTGTTCACACTATCGGCCGAACGGAAGGGCCTGGGGTGACCAATCCCTTTATCAGAAAGTATATTTTTCCTGGTGGATATATCCCTGCCATATCAGAAGTGCTCCCAGCAATTGAAAAAGCGGGGTTGCTTGTAACTGATATAGAAGTCCTACGACTGCACTATGCGAAGACCCTGCGGGTTTGGCGCGAGAGATTCTGCGGGAACTGGCATAAGGCGTCAAACCTATATAGCGAAGAATTTTGCCGTATGTGGGAATTTTATTTGGCGGCAAGCGAGGTTGCTTTTCGTGCACAGGGTCTCGTGGTTTGGCAGATACAACTCGCTAAGAACCAAGCTTCAGTTCCGCTTACCCGTGATTATATTACAGACTATGATCGCTGTATCGATAATCACTAA
- a CDS encoding replicative DNA helicase yields the protein MDMVRNIMPKSGGGADAPSETILPQNIDAEQALLGALMMDNDVYDRVSDFLEPEHFFVPVHGRLFEAARTLIVRGQVASAVTLKAYFASDEALADIGRDDYLERLVSSAVSLVHSADYGKVIADLSLRRELIRLGEEVVSRGYDPAVDESALDQIEVAEGELFRMAEFGRKDGGXQTFAESLDGALKLAETAYRQDGQLAGIATSFVDLDNLLGGLHKSDLIVLAGRPSMGKTALATNIAFNAARALLERADSSGAVGFFSLXMSAEQLAMRILADEAGIRSDHIRRGKIKDDEEFVHLVRAGQKLGEAPLFIDDTPALSVSQLRTRARRLKRTEGLSLIIIDYLQLLRPARRAENRVQEISQITQGLKALAKELDLPVLALSQLSRAVELREDKRPQLADLRESGTIEQDSDVVMFIYREEYYLERSEPQQGADETSDRFNERYNRWQERFENATGLADVIVAKQRHGPIGRVGLKFDPETTRFRTYAANTHLPDQLG from the coding sequence ATGGACATGGTACGAAACATAATGCCCAAATCAGGTGGTGGCGCTGACGCCCCGAGTGAGACAATTTTGCCCCAGAATATTGATGCCGAGCAGGCTCTCTTAGGGGCCCTGATGATGGATAATGATGTGTACGACAGGGTTTCAGACTTTTTGGAGCCGGAGCATTTTTTCGTTCCGGTGCATGGGAGGTTATTTGAAGCCGCCCGTACTTTAATTGTTCGGGGGCAGGTCGCTTCGGCAGTTACATTGAAAGCTTATTTCGCGTCCGATGAAGCACTTGCCGATATTGGTCGAGATGATTATTTGGAAAGATTGGTTTCAAGTGCTGTGAGCCTTGTTCATTCGGCTGATTACGGGAAGGTCATTGCTGATTTGAGCTTGCGAAGGGAGCTTATTCGGTTGGGAGAGGAAGTGGTAAGCCGAGGTTATGATCCTGCTGTTGATGAAAGTGCCTTAGACCAAATAGAGGTGGCAGAAGGCGAATTGTTTCGAATGGCAGAGTTTGGCAGGAAGGACGGCGGGNTTCAAACTTTTGCAGAATCTCTGGACGGAGCGCTAAAGCTTGCTGAAACCGCATATCGCCAGGATGGGCAACTCGCTGGGATTGCTACTAGCTTTGTTGACTTGGATAATCTGCTTGGGGGATTACACAAGTCAGATCTAATTGTGTTGGCTGGTCGCCCGTCTATGGGAAAGACCGCTCTAGCTACCAATATAGCATTTAACGCCGCTCGGGCTTTGCTGGAGCGGGCTGATAGTAGCGGTGCAGTTGGTTTTTTTTCTCTAGANATGTCGGCAGAGCAGTTGGCGATGAGAATTCTTGCTGACGAGGCCGGGATAAGATCTGACCATATCAGACGAGGCAAAATAAAAGACGATGAGGAATTTGTTCATTTGGTTAGGGCTGGGCAAAAATTGGGAGAGGCTCCATTATTTATAGATGATACCCCGGCTCTGTCTGTATCTCAATTGCGTACTCGGGCGAGACGTCTGAAGCGGACTGAAGGCTTATCGCTAATTATAATTGACTACCTTCAATTGCTACGACCAGCTCGACGTGCTGAGAATAGAGTGCAGGAAATTTCCCAAATTACGCAAGGCTTAAAGGCCTTGGCAAAAGAATTGGATTTGCCTGTTCTTGCTTTGTCACAGTTGAGTAGAGCTGTGGAACTGAGGGAAGATAAGCGACCTCAGTTGGCTGATTTGAGGGAATCCGGGACTATTGAACAGGATAGTGATGTTGTAATGTTTATTTACCGAGAGGAATACTACCTTGAGCGGAGCGAGCCCCAACAAGGCGCTGATGAAACGTCTGACAGATTCAACGAGCGNTATAATCGGTGGCAGGAACGGTTTGAGAATGCAACCGGGCTCGCTGATGTTATTGTTGCCAAACAAAGGCATGGACCCATAGGACGGGTTGGGCTAAAATTTGATCCTGAAACTACGCGGTTCCGCACATATGCAGCTAACACGCATCTTCCAGACCAACTGGGTTGA
- the alr gene encoding alanine racemase, translated as MRPALEVPTGEIVVDLGAIRRNFRRLKRELITGAELAAVVKADAYGLGVERVVPVLADEGCCVFFVTTAQEAVEVRRVSKHSTIYVLNGITEFQDWKLYSRDLSIRPILNDLSQVDQWLEKRRAGELAAGIQLDTGMTRYGIAEPQLMPLKERLEGXVKPSLLMSHLACAEDELHWLNGVQMKRFGQFVDILGLXQRPSCVLSLANSSGIFLGEDYHFALARAGAALYGINPQPEKPNRMVGVLNLRAKVTQVRFVDSPTTVGYGATHQINARTRVATVPVGYADGFLRALGGRASAYIGDTRVPVIGRVSMDAITLDISRVPETIDVETEPVEIIGPRRPVDVLASEAGTIGYEILARISHRIRRVYIDEXGGE; from the coding sequence TTGAGACCGGCTTTGGAAGTGCCAACCGGGGAAATAGTTGTAGATCTTGGCGCTATTCGCCGTAATTTTAGGCGGCTAAAACGGGAGCTAATAACAGGCGCAGAGCTGGCTGCCGTAGTTAAAGCGGACGCTTATGGACTAGGGGTGGAAAGAGTTGTCCCTGTTCTGGCAGACGAGGGTTGTTGCGTGTTTTTCGTGACAACCGCCCAAGAGGCCGTAGAGGTGAGGCGTGTATCCAAACATTCTACCATTTACGTGTTGAATGGTATCACGGAATTCCAGGACTGGAAGCTTTATTCTAGGGATTTGAGTATACGGCCGATCTTAAATGATTTAAGTCAGGTGGATCAGTGGCTAGAAAAACGAAGGGCTGGCGAACTGGCTGCAGGCATTCAGCTAGATACCGGGATGACACGATATGGTATAGCGGAACCACAACTCATGCCTCTTAAGGAGCGGCTTGAAGGGAGNGTTAAGCCCTCTCTTTTGATGAGCCATTTGGCCTGTGCTGAAGATGAACTGCACTGGTTAAATGGAGTTCAGATGAAACGGTTCGGGCAGTTTGTGGATATCCTGGGTTTAGANCAAAGACCCAGTTGCGTCCTGAGTTTAGCAAATTCGTCGGGAATTTTTCTGGGTGAGGATTACCATTTTGCATTGGCACGTGCTGGCGCTGCGCTCTACGGAATTAATCCGCAGCCGGAAAAGCCAAATAGGATGGTGGGTGTACTGAACTTGCGGGCAAAGGTTACCCAAGTGCGTTTCGTTGACAGCCCAACAACCGTTGGCTATGGTGCCACACATCAAATCAATGCGCGGACCCGTGTAGCCACAGTGCCGGTTGGTTACGCAGATGGCTTTTTGCGTGCTTTGGGGGGCAGGGCGAGCGCATATATTGGAGATACCCGCGTCCCGGTAATAGGGCGCGTATCCATGGACGCAATAACATTAGATATTTCTCGGGTACCGGAGACCATTGATGTGGAGACGGAACCAGTGGAAATAATTGGCCCACGGAGGCCCGTGGATGTGCTGGCGTCGGAAGCGGGAACCATTGGCTACGAGATTCTCGCCCGCATCAGTCACCGAATAAGGCGTGTATATATTGATGAGNTAGGTGGCGAATGA
- a CDS encoding amidophosphoribosyltransferase: MEIITNPFKDXKLREECGVFGLYGHPDAAAHVALGLHALQHRGQEAAGIVSFDGTHFHSHRSLGNVGDNFSEASVIGRLRGRSAIGHVRYSTAGETVIRNVQPLFADLAGGGLAIAHNGNITNATQLRRXLEKRGSIFQSTMDTEVIVHLIATCSQXDFLEKFVDALHHLVGAYSLVIQTDEGLIGARDPYGVRPLVLGELDGGYIVCSETCALDIIGATFVRDIDPGEVVVIDEDGLRSLRPFTKSVQKRFCVFEYIYFSRPDSVVEGINVYEARKKIGAELAKECGVDADLVVPVPDSGVPGAIGYAEYANLPXXLGIIRNHYVGRTFIEPMDSIRHLGVRLKHNANRAALAGKRVVLIDDSIVRGTTSTKIVELVRGAGAKEVHMRIASPPTSYSCFYGVDTPXRSQLLAYKMDAQTMGEFIGVDSLAFISIDGMYRAMGFVGRENDNPQMXDACFTGDYPIALTDHLDGQESTQLSLLDEVGEK, encoded by the coding sequence TTGGAAATAATTACTAATCCTTTTAAGGATGANAAACTTCGTGAGGAGTGCGGCGTCTTTGGGCTATATGGCCACCCCGATGCGGCGGCTCACGTCGCATTAGGACTTCACGCTTTGCAGCATAGGGGTCAAGAGGCTGCNGGGATAGTTAGTTTTGATGGCACACACTTTCATAGTCACCGAAGTTTGGGAAACGTGGGAGATAATTTTTCGGAAGCCAGTGTTATTGGGCGGTTAAGGGGTCGGTCTGCCATAGGGCACGTTCGTTACTCTACAGCCGGAGAGACAGTAATAAGGAATGTTCAGCCTTTGTTTGCTGATCTCGCTGGTGGTGGCTTAGCCATAGCTCACAATGGTAATATTACTAACGCAACTCAATTAAGGCGCCANCTTGAAAAGAGAGGTTCTATATTTCAGTCTACCATGGACACAGAGGTGATTGTTCATTTAATAGCCACTTGTTCACAGCANGATTTCCTGGAAAAATTTGTAGACGCGTTGCATCATCTTGTAGGAGCNTATTCTCTGGTGATCCAAACTGATGAGGGTTTAATAGGGGCTAGGGATCCCTATGGCGTTCGGCCGTTGGTTCTGGGGGAATTGGATGGAGGTTATATAGTCTGTTCAGAAACCTGTGCATTAGATATTATTGGCGCGACATTTGTCAGGGATATTGACCCAGGCGAGGTTGTTGTAATTGATGAAGATGGCTTGCGCAGTTTGCGGCCGTTTACGAAAAGTGTTCAAAAACGCTTCTGCGTTTTTGAGTATATTTATTTTTCTCGTCCAGATAGTGTTGTTGAAGGAATCAATGTTTACGAGGCGCGAAAAAAAATCGGCGCTGAACTGGCGAAAGAATGTGGCGTAGATGCTGATCTAGTGGTGCCNGTACCTGATTCAGGTGTGCCCGGTGCCATAGGCTATGCGGAATATGCTAATCTNCCCTTNGANCTAGGAATAATCAGAAATCATTACGTAGGTAGGACATTTATCGAGCCCATGGATTCAATTCGCCATTTGGGGGTGAGGCTCAAACACAATGCTAATCGTGCGGCTTTGGCTGGGAAAAGGGTTGTGTTGATAGATGACTCGATAGTGCGAGGAACGACGTCCACCAAAATAGTTGAATTGGTCCGCGGGGCGGGGGCAAAAGAAGTCCATATGCGGATCGCGAGCCCTCCGACAAGTTATTCCTGTTTTTATGGGGTCGATACTCCTCNNAGATCCCAGTTGCTCGCCTACAAGATGGATGCTCAGACTATGGGTGAATTTATAGGAGTGGACAGTCTGGCTTTTATTTCTATCGACGGAATGTACCGAGCGATGGGCTTTGTGGGACGTGAAAATGATAATCCGCAAATGTNTGATGCTTGTTTTACTGGCGACTACCCGATAGCCCTGACAGATCACTTGGATGGCCAGGAGTCGACTCAATTATCGCTCCTTGATGAGGTCGGCGAAAAGTGA
- a CDS encoding oxidoreductase, producing MKGFLDGAVVLVTGASRGIGRALALRFASEGAHVIALARNIAALESLDDLISDIGGSCTLVPLDITDGPGVDRLAEXLFQRYGRVDVLIGNAAQLGVLSPIGHVSPNIWDRVLQVNLTANWRLLRSFDPLLRAARHGRAIFLTSRVGHVVAPYWGAYSVSKAGLEMLVRIYAAETKGTSVLVNLVDPGSIHTDMRTEAVPGEDKSXLPLPESVTDLFVDLCAPDSTQHGALVKAGI from the coding sequence GTGAAAGGTTTCCTTGACGGGGCGGTAGTATTGGTAACTGGGGCTTCCCGGGGTATCGGCCGTGCCCTAGCTCTGCGGTTTGCCTCGGAGGGTGCACACGTGATAGCTCTTGCGCGAAATATAGCAGCGCTTGAATCACTAGATGATTTGATTAGCGATATCGGTGGAAGTTGCACTCTCGTTCCTTTGGATATTACTGATGGTCCTGGAGTAGATCGTCTAGCCGAGCNCCTTTTCCAGAGGTATGGAAGGGTGGATGTTCTTATAGGCAACGCCGCNCAATTGGGGGTATTAAGCCCCATCGGGCACGTTTCGCCGAATATTTGGGATCGGGTTCTACAAGTAAATTTAACTGCAAATTGGCGTTTGTTGCGTAGTTTTGATCCCCTGCTACGAGCAGCTAGGCATGGGCGGGCAATTTTTTTGACTTCGAGGGTGGGGCATGTGGTTGCGCCTTATTGGGGGGCCTATTCAGTCAGTAAAGCAGGTTTAGAGATGTTAGTGAGGATTTACGCTGCAGAAACCAAAGGTACATCCGTTTTAGTGAATTTGGTTGACCCAGGATCCATTCACACTGATATGAGGACTGAGGCTGTTCCGGGTGAGGACAAGAGTCNACTTCCCCTGCCTGAATCAGTGACCGACCTATTTGTGGATTTGTGTGCTCCAGATTCTACCCAACATGGAGCGTTGGTCAAAGCCGGAATATGA